The Oncorhynchus kisutch isolate 150728-3 linkage group LG20, Okis_V2, whole genome shotgun sequence genome has a segment encoding these proteins:
- the LOC109875530 gene encoding EGF-containing fibulin-like extracellular matrix protein 1 isoform X2, with translation MHPLPTGRVWAGDPSSKVKCTDGYTFDMERQECKDINECTTVADACKGGMRCINHFGGYFCLPQNAQIIVSNGDDEPTVAPLVEEQRPLAPAPALPVRRVIQSPFQSQGTMQCAAGFVVDELNYCRDVNECEGSNPCQHQCYNIMGSFICQCEQGYELASNQASCQDIDECAFSSYMCQWQCVNQPGGYVCACPEGYQLQGNRMCQDIDECETGNNCREDEMCWNYFGGFRCYPRNPCHEPYVKTGEGRCSCQSPTVCRGLPPSIVYKYMSISSERSVPADIFQIQATSVYPNMHNTFRVKSGNEGGEFFLRRSSNVSAMLVMTKPLTGPREHVVDLEMVTHNNALNYRSSSLLRLTIIVGPYAF, from the exons ATGCATCCTCTTCCGACAGGACGGGTATGGGCAGGGGATCCATCTTCAAAAGTTAAG TGCACAGATGGCTATACATTTGACATGGAACGACAAGAATGCAAAG ACATCAACGAGTGTACCACGGTGGCCGACGCCTGCAAGGGCGGCATGAGGTGCATCAACCATTTCGGAGGCTACTTCTGCCTGCCCCAGAATGCCCAGATCATCGTCAGTAATGGTGACGACGAGCCCACCGTGGCCCCTCTGGTGGAGGAACAGCGTCCTCTGGCACCCGCCCCTGCTCTGCCTGTCCGACGGGTCATCCAGAGCCCCTTCCAAAGCCAGGGCACCATGCAGTGTGCCGCGGGATTTGTGGTGGACGAGCTCAACTACTGCCGTG ATGTGAACGAGTGTGAGGGGAGCAACCCCTGTCAGCACCAGTGCTACAACATCATGGGCTCCTTCATCTGCCAGTGTGAGCAGGGTTATGAGCTAGCCTCTAACCAAGCCTCCTGCCAAG ATATCGACGAATGCGCCTTCTCGAGTTACATGTGCCAGTGGCAGTGCGTGAATCAGCCTGGAGGATATGTCTGTGCCTGTCCCGAGGGATACCAGCTCCAAGGCAACCGAATGTGCCAAG ACATAGATGAGTGTGAAACAGGAAACAACTGCCGCGAGGACGAGATGTGTTGGAACTACTTTGGCGGTTTCCGCTGCTACCCCAGGAACCCTTGCCATGAGCCCTATGTGAAGACAGGAGAGGG GCGTTGCAGCTGCCAGTCGCCCACAGTGTGCAGAGGCCTGCCACCGTCCATCGTCTACAAGTACATGAGCATCTCGTCGGAGCGCTCCGTCCCAGCCGACATCTTCCAGATCCAGGCCACGAGCGTCTATCCTAACATGCACAACACCTTCAGGGTCAAGTCTGGCAACGAGGGAGGGGAGTTCTTCCTCAGG CGCTCCAGTAACGTCAGCGCCATGCTGGTGATGACCAAGCCGCTGACCGGACCGCGGGAGCACGTGGTCGACTTGGAGATGGTCACCCACAACAATGCCCTCAACTACCGCTCCAGCTCTCTGCTCCGGCTCACCATCATCGTGGGACCCTATGCCTTCTAA
- the LOC109875530 gene encoding EGF-containing fibulin-like extracellular matrix protein 1 isoform X1 — translation MLRIYLCLSVVVNVAVSQEAEEPISYTCTDGYTFDMERQECKDINECTTVADACKGGMRCINHFGGYFCLPQNAQIIVSNGDDEPTVAPLVEEQRPLAPAPALPVRRVIQSPFQSQGTMQCAAGFVVDELNYCRDVNECEGSNPCQHQCYNIMGSFICQCEQGYELASNQASCQDIDECAFSSYMCQWQCVNQPGGYVCACPEGYQLQGNRMCQDIDECETGNNCREDEMCWNYFGGFRCYPRNPCHEPYVKTGEGRCSCQSPTVCRGLPPSIVYKYMSISSERSVPADIFQIQATSVYPNMHNTFRVKSGNEGGEFFLRRSSNVSAMLVMTKPLTGPREHVVDLEMVTHNNALNYRSSSLLRLTIIVGPYAF, via the exons TGCACAGATGGCTATACATTTGACATGGAACGACAAGAATGCAAAG ACATCAACGAGTGTACCACGGTGGCCGACGCCTGCAAGGGCGGCATGAGGTGCATCAACCATTTCGGAGGCTACTTCTGCCTGCCCCAGAATGCCCAGATCATCGTCAGTAATGGTGACGACGAGCCCACCGTGGCCCCTCTGGTGGAGGAACAGCGTCCTCTGGCACCCGCCCCTGCTCTGCCTGTCCGACGGGTCATCCAGAGCCCCTTCCAAAGCCAGGGCACCATGCAGTGTGCCGCGGGATTTGTGGTGGACGAGCTCAACTACTGCCGTG ATGTGAACGAGTGTGAGGGGAGCAACCCCTGTCAGCACCAGTGCTACAACATCATGGGCTCCTTCATCTGCCAGTGTGAGCAGGGTTATGAGCTAGCCTCTAACCAAGCCTCCTGCCAAG ATATCGACGAATGCGCCTTCTCGAGTTACATGTGCCAGTGGCAGTGCGTGAATCAGCCTGGAGGATATGTCTGTGCCTGTCCCGAGGGATACCAGCTCCAAGGCAACCGAATGTGCCAAG ACATAGATGAGTGTGAAACAGGAAACAACTGCCGCGAGGACGAGATGTGTTGGAACTACTTTGGCGGTTTCCGCTGCTACCCCAGGAACCCTTGCCATGAGCCCTATGTGAAGACAGGAGAGGG GCGTTGCAGCTGCCAGTCGCCCACAGTGTGCAGAGGCCTGCCACCGTCCATCGTCTACAAGTACATGAGCATCTCGTCGGAGCGCTCCGTCCCAGCCGACATCTTCCAGATCCAGGCCACGAGCGTCTATCCTAACATGCACAACACCTTCAGGGTCAAGTCTGGCAACGAGGGAGGGGAGTTCTTCCTCAGG CGCTCCAGTAACGTCAGCGCCATGCTGGTGATGACCAAGCCGCTGACCGGACCGCGGGAGCACGTGGTCGACTTGGAGATGGTCACCCACAACAATGCCCTCAACTACCGCTCCAGCTCTCTGCTCCGGCTCACCATCATCGTGGGACCCTATGCCTTCTAA